One segment of Erigeron canadensis isolate Cc75 chromosome 2, C_canadensis_v1, whole genome shotgun sequence DNA contains the following:
- the LOC122589774 gene encoding cytochrome P450 81Q32-like, with protein MGLLLTIIAAIVITLIVIFLVINFCRGSNLPPTIFPSLPIIGHLYLFVSGALQKNLAKLTSKYGPILFLKFGVQNVLIVADPKITEECFTKDNDVSFANRPKLQFATILAYNSTNTAWAPYGPYWLHLRGIEKTQFFSSTRLQDLYDVRADEGMAMIRSIVPDSSSQVDLSSVFADYITNLIIMWTAGKRFGGEDAAKGKELQDIVKTTFELGDTNLGDYLPFLKWLGFTKSLEQRMWDCVNDRDTFFNNLLAEFRQGKGVLIDKDKTMLGNLLKLQDKDPDYWPDEILSSVLLNIIADCIDKCTSTMSWALALLLNNPSALKKAQEEIDSVVGSERFLEESDLSNLPYLGCVLKETMRLYPVVPVLVPHYSSEESVVQGYTIPKGTMVIVNQWGIQHDSNLWPDPESFKPERFESEITPKLKFMPYSSGLRMCAGSALATPSVGLAIALVLQCFNWERISDELVDMTEGSGLVLIKEKPLVAKCTPRPIMENLSHA; from the exons ATGGGTCTTTTGCTGACCATCATCGCAGCAATTGTAATTACACTTATTGTCATATTCCTAGTCATAAATTTCTGCCGTGGCTCGAACCTTCCACCAACTATATTCCCAAGCCTCCCAATTATTGGTCACCTCTATCTCTTTGTGTCAGGAGCCCTCCAAAAGAACTTAGCCAAACTAACCTCTAAATATGGTCCGATTCTTTTCCTTAAATTCGGGGTTCAAAATGTCCTCATAGTCGCCGACCCTAAAATTACCGAAGAATGCTTCACCAAGGACAACGACGTCAGTTTCGCTAACCGTCCAAAGCTACAATTCGCCACGATTCTTGCATACAACTCCACTAACACAGCTTGGGCCCCTTACGGCCCATACTGGCTCCACCTACGAGGGATCGAGAAAACCCAATTTTTTTCCTCTACGCGTTTACAAGACTTATATGACGTACGGGCGGATGAAGGAATGGCTATGATACGTAGTATTGTGCCAGACAGCTCTTCGCAGGTGGACTTAAGCTCGGTATTCGCTGACTATATTACGAATCTTATCATAATGTGGACAGCCGGGAAAAGGTTTGGCGGGGAAGATGCAGCGAAAGGGAAAGAGCTACAAGATATCGTGAAAACGACGTTTGAGCTTGGGGATACGAATTTGGGAGATTATTTGCCCTTCTTGAAATGGCTAGGATTTACTAAAAGTTTGGAGCAGAGGATGTGGGATTGTGTGAATGATAGAGATACCTTCTTCAATAATTTGCTTGCAGAATTCAGACAAGGGAAAGGGGTTCTAATTGACAAGGATAAGACCATGCTTGGAAACTTGTTAAAGCTACAAGACAAGGATCCCGACTACTGGCCTGATGAAATTCTCTCATCCGTGTTGTTG aataTCATAGCAGATTGTATTGACAAATGTACCTCAACTATGTCATGGGCCCTTGCGTTACTGCTAAACAACCCAAGTGCTCTCAAGAAAGCACAAGAGGAGATCGACAGCGTTGTGGGGAGCGAACGTTTTCTTGAAGAATCGGACTTGAGTAATTTGCCTTACCTTGGTTGTGTTTTGAAGGAGACGATGCGATTGTACCCTGTAGTCCCAGTACTAGTACCTCACTATAGCTCGGAGGAAAGTGTAGTCCAAGGCTATACCATCCCAAAAGGAACTATGGTGATAGTCAATCAATGGGGGATACAACATGATTCTAACTTGTGGCCTGACCCTGAAAGTTTTAAACCCGAAAGGTTTGAATCAGAAATCACACCCAAGCTGAAGTTCATGCCATATAGTTCAGGATTAAGGATGTGTGCAGGAAGTGCATTGGCTACCCCCTCGGTTGGGCTGGCGATAGCCTTGGTTTTACAATGCTTCAATTGGGAAAGGATTAGTGACGAATTGGTTGATATGACTGAAGGTTCTGGCCTTGTATTGATTAAAGAAAAGCCTTTGGTAGCCAAGTGTACACCACGTCCGATCATGGAGAACTTATCTCATGCTTGA
- the LOC122589775 gene encoding cytochrome P450 81Q32-like: protein MGLLLTIIAAIVITLIVIFLVINFCRGSNLPPTIFPSLPIIGHLYLFVSGALQKNLAKLTSKYGPILFLKFGVQNVLIVADPKITEECFSHNNDVYFANRPKLQFATILAYNSTNTAWAPYGPYWLHLRGIEKTQFFSSMRLEDLYDVRADEGMAMIRSIVPDSSSQVDLSSVFADYITNLIIMWTAGKRFGGEDAAKGKELQDIVKTTFELGDTNLGDYLPFLKWLGFTKSLEKKMWDCVNDRDTFFNNLLAEFRQGKGVLIDKDKTMLGNLLKLQSKDPDYWPDEILSSVLLNIIADCIDKCTSTMSWALALLLNNPSALKKAQEEIDSVVGSERFLEESDLSNLPYLGCVLKETMRLYPVVPVLVPHYSSEESVVQGYTIPKGTMVIVNQWGIQHDSNLWPDPESFKPERFESEITPKLKFMPYSSGLRMCAGSALATPSVGLAIALVLQCFNWERISDELVDMTEGSGLVLIKEKPLVAKCTPRPIMENLSQA from the exons ATGGGTCTTTTGCTGACCATCATCGCAGCGATTGTAATTACACTCATTGTCATATTTCTAGTCATAAATTTCTGCCGTGGTTCGAACCTTCCACCAACTATATTCCCAAGCCTCCCAATTATTGGTCACCTCTATCTCTTTGTGTCAGGAGCCCTCCAAAAGAACTTAGCCAAACTAACCTCTAAATATGGTCCGATTCTTTTCCTTAAATTCGGGGTTCAAAATGTCCTCATAGTCGCCGACCCTAAAATTACCGAAGAATGCTTCAGCCACAACAACGACGTCTATTTCGCTAACCGCCCAAAGCTACAATTCGCCACGATTCTTGCATACAACTCCACTAACACAGCTTGGGCCCCTTACGGCCCGTACTGGCTCCACCTACGCGGGATCGAGAAAACCCAATTTTTTTCCTCTATGCGTTTAGAAGACCTTTATGACGTACGTGCGGATGAAGGAATGGCTATGATACGTAGTATTGTGCCTGACAGTTCTTCGCAGGTGGACTTAAGCTCGGTATTCGCTGACTATATTACGAATCTTATCATAATGTGGACAGCCGGGAAAAGGTTTGGCGGGGAAGATGCAGCGAAAGGGAAAGAGCTACAAGATATCGTGAAAACGACGTTTGAGCTCGGGGATACGAATTTAGGAGATTATTTGCCCTTCTTGAAATGGCTAGGATTCACTAAAAGTTTGGAGAAGAAGATGTGGGATTGTGTGAATGATAGAGATACCTTCTTCAATAATTTGCTTGCAGAATTCAGACAAGGGAAAGGGGTTCTAATTGACAAGGATAAGACCATGCTTGGAAACTTGTTAAAGCTACAATCAAAGGATCCCGACTACTGGCCTGATGAAATTCTCTCATCCGTGTTGTTG aataTCATAGCAGATTGTATTGACAAATGTACCTCAACTATGTCATGGGCCCTTGCGTTACTGCTAAACAACCCAAGTGCTCTCAAGAAAGCACAAGAGGAGATCGACAGCGTTGTGGGGAGCGAACGTTTTCTTGAAGAATCGGACTTGAGTAATTTGCCTTACCTTGGTTGTGTTTTGAAGGAGACGATGCGATTGTACCCTGTAGTCCCAGTACTAGTACCTCACTATAGCTCGGAGGAAAGTGTAGTCCAAGGCTATACCATCCCAAAAGGAACTATGGTGATAGTCAATCAATGGGGGATACAACATGATTCTAACTTGTGGCCTGACCCTGAAAGTTTTAAACCCGAAAGGTTTGAATCGGAAATCACACCCAAGCTGAAGTTCATGCCATATAGTTCAGGATTAAGGATGTGTGCAGGAAGTGCATTGGCTACCCCCTCGGTTGGGCTGGCGATAGCCTTGGTTTTACAATGCTTCAATTGGGAAAGGATTAGTGACGAATTGGTTGATATGACTGAAGGTTCTGGCCTTGTATTGATTAAAGAAAAGCCTTTGGTAGCCAAGTGTACACCACGTCCGATCATGGAGAACTTATCTCAGGCTTGA
- the LOC122588225 gene encoding pumilio homolog 12-like, with amino-acid sequence MNQTPPPAAAPPQNFPAPPSSFDINQTLSNALFSLNLSESTHQSTSFLPQTLDYEYDHVQGLTNGLFDDDDVFRVSNSNVDQQQGFYSAVGDATPLTMHPHFQLYPHYHHDQYPIHGFDPRFELDYISYLLAKEKLYNNRFSTISDGPFRPRNNSSNYSNGNRNRNGNHSHSGVVNKLPNQQFFNTMSLKDLRGMIYFMAKDQNAYKILKSKIENPTNEEVELVLSEIMGSLVDLMKDQFGNVVIQKLVCVCNDDQKTLIVRELTELPNHMISVCMSPCGTRAVQKLLENMNSPNQIMMVIRALHRSAAKLAIDPNGHHVLQHCLVHFDSEFTQLILDDIANNCLKVATDRSGCCVLQACVEHARGDVRNRLLSEIMANAIHIAEDPFGNYVLQHMVGLKSPELTELLVRQLQGNFAYLSQNKYASNVVEKCLIESGSDVSTEIILELVGSSNPSLLLVDPYGNFVIQSALKVSKGFAHECLYKLISRNVASMQSNLYGKKILEKLEKRRAVHI; translated from the exons ATGAACCAAACCCCACCACCGGCGGCGGCGCCACCTCAGAATTTTCCGGCGCCACCATCCTCATTTGATATCAATCAAACACTTTCAAATGCTTTATTTTCTTTGAATCTTTCGGAATCTACGCACCAATCGACGTCCTTTTTGCCGCAAACTCTCGACTACGAATACGACCATGTTCAAGGTTTGACCAACGGATTATTTGACGATGATGATGTTTTTAGGGTTTCAAACAGTAATGTTGATCAGCAACAAGGGTTTTATTCCGCTGTGGGCGATGCTACACCTCTTACCATGCACCCTCACTTTCAATTGTACCCACATTATCATCATGATCAGTATCCAATTCATGGGTTTGACCCAAGATTTGAGCTTGACTATATTTCTTACTTGTTAGCCAAGGAAAAGTTGTATAACAATCGTTTTTCGACGATTTCGGATGGTCCCTTTAGGCCAAGAAACAATAGTAGTAATTATAGTAATGGCAATAGGAATAGGAACGGGAATCATTCCCATAGTGGGGTGGTGAATAAGTTGCCAAACCAACAATTTTTTAATACAATGTCTTTGAAAGATTTAAGGGGTATGATTTATTTTATGGCTAAAGATCAAAATGcctataaaatattaaagtcCAAAATTGAGAATCCAACAAATGAAGAGGTTGAGCTTGTGTTGTCAGAGATTATGGGCTCACTTGTTGATTTGATGAAGGATCAGTTTGGTAATGTTGTAATTCAAAagcttgtttgtgtttgtaatgATGATCAGAAGACGTTGATTGTTCGTGAATTGACCGAGTTGCCCAACCATATGATTAGTGTTTGTATGAGTCCTTGTGG GACAAGGGCAGTTCAAAAATTATTGGAGAATATGAATTCTCCTAATCAGATTATGATGGTAATTAGGGCTTTGCATCGTAGCGCGGCTAAGTTGGCTATTGATCCGAATGGtcatcatgttcttcagcattGTTTGGTACATTTTGATAGCGAGTTCACCCAG CTCATTCTGGATGACATAGCAAATAATTGCTTGAAAGTTGCAACTGATAGAAGTGGATGCTGTGTGCTGCAGGCATGTGTGGAGCATGCTCGTGGTGATGTTAGAAACCGATTACTATCAGAGATCATGGCCAATGCAATCCACATTGCAGAAGATCCTTTCGG CAATTATGTGCTGCAACATATGGTGGGACTAAAGTCACCAGAGTTAACAGAACTGCTTGTGAGACAGCTTCAAGGGAATTTTGCATATTTGTCCCAAAACAAGTATGCTAGTAATGTTGTAGAGAAATGTTTGATTGAATCAGGGTCTGATGTATCAACCGAAATCATCCTTGAATTGGTGGGAAGCTCAAATCCATCGTTGCTTCTTGTAGATCCCTATGGGAACTTTGTCATCCAGTCTGCACTAAAAGTTTCCAAG GGGTTCGCACATGAGTGCCTGTACAAACTGATATCAAGAAATGTAGCATCAATGCAAAGCAATCTTTATGGCAAGAAGATACTGGAAAAGCTTGAAAAGAGGAGGGCTGTACACATTTAA